TTTCTTACAGGAACTAATGTACGGGTTGTACCAGTAAACAAGGTTGAAAATATTCATTTTCAGGCAGATCAGCCTCTAATTCAGGATATAAGATTCGCATATTCTGAGTTGATAATGCGCCTCACCGCTGATTAAGATAAAACCTTAAAACGGATCTTTGATAGTTTATAATATCGCCCTGAATTAATAATGCTGAATTTAAAGTTTCTTAAATACAAGAGCTGTCCTGTTGGTGTTATATATTTTGAGATAATTTATTTTTTTATAAGCATCGTAGTGCGAAAAGTAATGAATGTTTTCATCGATCCGCCCATGCCCTCCAAAACGTGAGTTGTCAGTATTCAGAATTATATGGTATTCTCCGGGTTCAGGAACCATAAAGGTATAATCCATTGATGAACAGCTGACATGCCAGTTAAAAACAAAGATTAACCGGTTTCTTTCAAAGATGATCGTTTTATTTTCATTATCCATATTTAGCTGATGGGCAAAAGCAGACTTGAGTATGGAGTGCTCTCCAATGATTTTTAGCATTTCTCTGTCAAACAGGGAAAGATAGTGATACTTAAGCTTGGGGTTTTCAGACAAAGACCAGTGTCGGTGGGCATACTTATATGACCAGTTGTTACCTTCCCTAGGGAAATCAATCCACTCGGGATGACCGAATTCATTCCCCATGAAGTTCAGATATGCCTGACCTCCAAGTGATATCGTAAACAAACGGATCATTTTGAGGATAGCAATACCCCGGGCAATAATCAGGTTATCATCCTCCTTTTGCATATGGTAGTACATCTCTTTATCCATCAACCAAAAAGCAAGTGTCTTGTCACCGACTAGCGCTTGGTCGTGCGACTCACAGTAAGCTACTGTCTTTACATTTGGTAACCTGTCATTTAGCACATGCCACATTTCATAAATGTTCCAGTCTTCATCTCTTTGCTCTTTAAGCAATTTTATCCAATAATCAGGAATTCCCATACCCAGCCGGTAATCGAATCCAATGCCACCTTCATGAATGGGCCTGCATAAACCTGGCATACCGGTGACATCTTCTGCAATCGTTACGTTATTCTGATTAAGGGTATGAACCAGATGGTTGGCAAGCTGTAAATAAGTGATGGCATCCCATTCCACTCCTTCAGTAAAATATTTCTCTCTCTTATCAATGACTTCATTGCCATGATGAAAATACATCATCGAGCCCACACCATCAAATCGAAATCCGTCAAAATGAAATTCCCTGAGCCAGTATTTCAGGTTAGATAATAGGAATTGCAGGGCTTCAGTCTTTCCATAATCAAATAGTCTGGAATCCCAGTTCGGGTGAATACCTCGTTCTCCGGCATGAAAATACTGTCCGTCAGATCCGTCGAATTCACTTAGCCCCTCATTAATATTTTTAACCGTATGGGAATGAATCACATCAAGAATGACGGCAATGTCCAGGTGATGTGCTTCTTTTATCAAATTTTTCAGGTCTTCCGGAGTGCCAAAACGTGAGGAAGGTGCGAAAAAATTCGAAACATGATAACCAAATGATCCATAGTAAGGATGCTCCTGTATGGCCATCAGCTGAATTGCAGTGTAACCGGCTTTTTTTATAACAGGAAGATTATTACGTATGAACTCCTGAAAGGTGCCTATTCCTTCTTTTTCCTGTGCCATACCTACATGGCATTCATAAATGAATAACTGTTCCAGCCTGGAAATATCAAAATCATCATCATGCCAGTCAAAAGAAGGAGGAAACCATAACTGTCCTGAAAAGTCCTTGGTCACATCATCCTGAACCACCCGGTTTATATATGCCGGAATGCGGTCAGTCATTCCTTTGACCGATCCAACAACAACCTTGATTCTACTACCATGAACAAATGTATTTTTATATATTTCCTCATCTAGGAAAATCTCCCAAACACCATTTCCTTTTCTTGTAAGAGGATGCGAAAGACGGTTCCAATTATTAAAATCACCTGTCAGATATAAAGCCTGTGCAGCTGGTGCCCATTCCCGGTAGATCCATCCTTTGCGGGCTTT
This genomic stretch from Bacteroidota bacterium harbors:
- a CDS encoding alpha-amylase family glycosyl hydrolase, producing the protein MTPYPLRRFKLIIDDPWLEPCERDIEARYIRFRDRLNQINNDYGSLIKFADAYHFFGINYDKARKGWIYREWAPAAQALYLTGDFNNWNRLSHPLTRKGNGVWEIFLDEEIYKNTFVHGSRIKVVVGSVKGMTDRIPAYINRVVQDDVTKDFSGQLWFPPSFDWHDDDFDISRLEQLFIYECHVGMAQEKEGIGTFQEFIRNNLPVIKKAGYTAIQLMAIQEHPYYGSFGYHVSNFFAPSSRFGTPEDLKNLIKEAHHLDIAVILDVIHSHTVKNINEGLSEFDGSDGQYFHAGERGIHPNWDSRLFDYGKTEALQFLLSNLKYWLREFHFDGFRFDGVGSMMYFHHGNEVIDKREKYFTEGVEWDAITYLQLANHLVHTLNQNNVTIAEDVTGMPGLCRPIHEGGIGFDYRLGMGIPDYWIKLLKEQRDEDWNIYEMWHVLNDRLPNVKTVAYCESHDQALVGDKTLAFWLMDKEMYYHMQKEDDNLIIARGIAILKMIRLFTISLGGQAYLNFMGNEFGHPEWIDFPREGNNWSYKYAHRHWSLSENPKLKYHYLSLFDREMLKIIGEHSILKSAFAHQLNMDNENKTIIFERNRLIFVFNWHVSCSSMDYTFMVPEPGEYHIILNTDNSRFGGHGRIDENIHYFSHYDAYKKINYLKIYNTNRTALVFKKL